Proteins encoded in a region of the Cytobacillus pseudoceanisediminis genome:
- a CDS encoding RluA family pseudouridine synthase, with the protein MEKMEHIIPDEQAGERIDKVLSTLNADWSRTQVQQWIKDGNVLVNGQKPKTNYKCTANDKIEISIPEPEELDVVPEKMDLDIYYEDKDVLVVNKPKGMVVHPAAGHGTGTLVNGLMAHCTDLSGINGVMRPGIVHRIDKDTSGLLMVAKNDMAHESLVNQLMNKTVTRKYRAVVHGVIPHDYGTIDAPIARDPKDRQSMTVVDNGKHAVTHFQVLERFRDFTLVECQLETGRTHQIRVHMKYIGYPLAGDPKYGPRKTLDIGGQALHAGVLGFEHPRTGEYLEFEASIPAYFEELLDKLANNR; encoded by the coding sequence ATGGAGAAAATGGAACACATCATTCCTGATGAACAGGCAGGAGAAAGAATAGATAAAGTGTTATCCACACTGAATGCGGATTGGTCAAGAACGCAGGTTCAGCAATGGATCAAAGACGGCAATGTCCTTGTAAATGGGCAGAAGCCGAAAACCAATTACAAATGTACGGCAAATGATAAAATTGAAATATCAATTCCTGAACCTGAGGAATTAGATGTCGTGCCGGAAAAAATGGATCTGGATATTTATTATGAAGATAAAGATGTCCTGGTGGTAAACAAACCAAAAGGAATGGTGGTCCATCCGGCAGCCGGGCATGGTACTGGCACTCTTGTTAATGGACTTATGGCACATTGCACAGATCTTTCAGGAATTAATGGGGTTATGAGGCCAGGAATCGTTCATAGAATCGATAAAGATACATCAGGACTTCTTATGGTTGCTAAGAATGATATGGCACATGAAAGTCTTGTGAACCAGCTGATGAATAAAACGGTTACACGTAAGTACCGTGCCGTTGTTCATGGAGTTATTCCCCATGATTATGGTACGATTGATGCGCCTATTGCCCGCGATCCCAAAGACCGTCAAAGCATGACCGTTGTTGACAATGGAAAACATGCGGTTACTCATTTTCAGGTCCTGGAGCGTTTCAGGGATTTCACACTGGTGGAATGCCAGCTGGAAACGGGAAGAACTCATCAAATCCGTGTTCATATGAAATATATTGGCTATCCTCTGGCAGGAGATCCTAAATACGGTCCAAGAAAGACTCTTGATATTGGCGGACAGGCACTGCATGCAGGTGTTCTTGGATTTGAACATCCAAGAACAGGAGAGTACCTAGAATTTGAGGCATCTATACCTGCTTATTTCGAGGAGCTATTAGATAAACTGGCAAATAATCGTTGA